The window TTCCGAGTGCACCCCCTTTTTATCGGGGAATGGAAAAAGCATGATCCTCTACTGAGGGTCATGCTTTTTTCGTGCTATATATTGAACAAATGAATCCCTTATATCAACTGGGCAAAGTCGCTTACCAAGGGGTAACGATTTTTTATACGCTCACGCTAGGTTTACCAATTTCCGCAAGATATTCTTTCTCCTTCGCACCATCAAATCGACCTTCCCACTTAGACATCACAACGACTGCCAATGAGTTGCCGATTACATTGACAACTGTTCTTGCCATATCTAGAATTCTGTCGATTCCTGCGATGAAAGCAAGTCCTTCAAGCGGAATCCCTACAGTTCCAAGTGTCGCCAGTAGTACGACAAAAGAAACGCCCGGTACACCGGCAATCCCTTTAGATGTAACCATCAACACGACCATCAATGTAATTTGTTGCATAATGCTTAATTCGATTCCGTACATTTGCGCGATGAAGATCGCTGCAAGCGCTTGATAAAGTGTAGACCCATCCAAGTTAAATGAATAACCTGTAGGAATGACAAAGGATACGATGTCTTTCGGGCATCCGAATTTCTCCATCTTCTCCATTACTTTTGGCAATACCGTTTCTGAACTTGACGTCGAGTATGCCAAAAGTAGTTCATCTTTCAATACTTTGATAAGGTGGAAAACGCTTGTCCCACACATTTTCGCAATAGCTCCTAAAACCACTACGATAAAGAATGCCATGACTGCGTACACTAGGACGAGTAATTTCCCCAGTGGTATCAACGACTCCAACCCAAATTTTGAAACGGTTACCCCTATTAGTGCAAACACACCAAATGGTGCAAACTTCATAATAAGATTCGTTACCCAGAACATCGCATCGGCAGTTCCCTGGAAGAAGGCCAGTATTGGCTCCCCTCTTTTACCAATTGCCGCAACACCCAAACCAAACAGGACAGAGAAGAAAATAATTGCGAGCATGTCGCCCTCAGCCATCGCTTGAATAATATTGCTTGGAACAATGTTCACAATTATATCCATAAAGCCATTATTGGATACTTCTTCAGTTGTTTGTACGTATTGCGAAATATCCCCTTTTTCCATTGTGGACATATCCAAACCTACACCAGGTTTAAATAGATTCGCTGCCAGTAAACCAACAATAATCGCAACTGTTGTAACGATTTCAAAGTAAAGAAGTGTTTTTCCACCTAACTTACCTAATTGTTTTAAATCGCCTGTACCCGCGACTCCGACGATTAAGGTTGAAATAATAATAGGTACAACAATCATTTTAATCATCCGGATGAACATATCCCCGATTGGCTGCAAATATGTTTCAACCGCCGGGTTTCCAAAGAATATTGCCCCGATCGTAATCCCTAAGATCAACCCAAGTAGAATTTGATACGCTAATGTAAATTTAAATTTCTTCATTTACCCACCTCTTTTCAAAAATGAAAACGCTTACTCATTCGTTTTTTAGAACATGTAAGCAATTATAAGTGGGCATTACGAAATCCAACAAAATCCGACAATTTCCCTCAATCAATTATTTAGAACCTTCACAGTAATTGATTTAAACCCCGTCTCTTATTATTGAACGAAGTTTTAAAGATCAAGGTTGATTGTACTTTTCGGCGGTGTCGAGGTATAACACTTGAAGGAATTTTTTTATATTAATCTTCACTTTTGTCGGTTCATTGGTGTTTTCATCAATCTCTTTCATCCGTCGCCGAATTTCCTCAAATTCAAAATAGCGCGGTGCAAAATATTCAAACTTTGGATTCATGTAATCCATTGTTCCTAACGAAGCAAAATTCGTGACTGCTGTCAGTATCGTTCTGCGGATTCGCTGTTCAATCGACTTGCATTCCTTCTTTATATCCTTATCGTCTGTTTTATATGAACTAGCTACAGCCTCGTAAAGATCTTTTAAGGAAGGCAATTGACTCCCTGTCTCTTTTCGGTTCATTAAAAACTCCATCATCAAAACCATATCCTTACTCCCAGGTTCACTGATGATCCCTAACTCATTTAACAGTGAAAAAACACATTCTTTAATAGTTTGCTTCTTAGGTAATACGGTGGTTGAGCCAATATGAGCCAGTGATTCCCGGATAGCTAATAAAGAATTTTTTAGACGCGATTGTTCTACCATTTTCTTTAGGATACTTTGCACTTCAACACGATTAATTGGTTTATGTATAAAGAACTCCACACCTTTGCCGTAGGCTTCCCCTACCATTTCCTTATTCACAATTTGTGAAATCATTATAAATTGGCCTTGGAATCCTTGCGTTCTTAATTGTTCCATCGTTTCAATTCCGTCTAGTTCAGGCATTAATAAATCAATCAAGACAAAATCGGGATTTGTGGAATGTATGAGCGGGAGAGACTTCACTCCGCTTTCCGCCTCACCAATTACGACGCCAAGTTCGCCTTCCGTAATAATTTTCGACAACATTTTCCGACTGGCTGTATCGTCATCTACAATAAAATACTGCAACTTCATTCAACTCACTTTCTAAGCTTCTTTGTTGGAATTTGGATTCGGAAAAACGTCTCTTCACCTGAAGACTCAACTTGGATTCGGCCTTCAAGCGTCTGAATAATATGTTGCACATGAGACAAGCCTATTCCTGTTGCGGCAACGCCGTGATTATTAAATTTCGTCGTATAACCCGCTTCAAATATGATTGGCAAATCCTCTTCCTGAATGCCTTCTCCCGTATCCTTTAGTATGAAACAGGTATGCGCCATTTCTTCAAATATCGTTAATTCAATTTCGCCTTTTTGCTCAATTGACTCAACAGCGTTTGCAGTAAGGTTATTCAAAAGAGCAAGAAGCGGAATTTGTTGAGTCGTTTCGAAATCAACAGAAAGAGATAAATGGAAAGTGATTTTTTTTCTTAACAAAACACTATATTTTTCATTTGCTGTAACGACCAAACTGAGCACTTCGGAAAGCAAGCGAACGTTATTCCTTTTTTCTGTCGATATACTGGAAATTCCTGAAAGAATCCGCTGTGTGTCTTTTTTCACTTCGTGTATTTCTTGTGTGATAAGCAATGCTTGCACGCTTAACTCTTGTAGGTTTTCCTTTTTCAATTTTCGATACAACTCATGGCTTGCTGCTGTAATCTGTTCAATATGATCCAATGATTTTTGCAGATAAAGACTTTCCGCATAGAGGTCTGCCCCCACGCCAAGCATCTCTTGCACCTGTTTCTTTTGTTCAGAGACCGTGATCATGCTATAAAGACCAACAACAAAAAAACTGCGGAATAATGCCATTCCACCTACTAATGCCCACTCCTGCATACCTAAATCTACATGCGTTGATAATAAGTAGCGCATAAGATGCTCTGCACCATTTCCAATGAATTCGAATAAGAAAGCCCATGCCCCTAAAAACAACGGAGACGCTTTGTAGGATTCTATCTTAATAATGCTAAATCCGATTGCAAATAGTAAATAATACAAGAAAGCAGGAAAATGGTTTTGTAAACTTGCAAAAAAAGAAATATGCTCATTCGTAAGATCGCTAATTAGGCGAAAACAAACGACAGTTAGTCCGGTGATGAAACCCGTCCGAATCAAGGGAATTGAAGGACGAATAAGAATAAGTAAAAAAAATGCAATGCTCCCTAATCCGAATCGAAAATTCTCACCGTTAAAAGGAATCACTTTAATTTCACTAGCAATTGCAGTCAATAAGGCGATTACAACGTAAGAAACGCCAGTAGTCCCGATAGGTTTCTTAAGTTTGCTTATAAAAAACATTATTTTCTCCTTTATTACATCTCACACTGATTTATTTAGTTTATTATCAACCTATTTAGTGAAAAATGAAAGGAAGAAAATTTGGCTGCTTGTGAAGGAACAAGCTGAATTCAATTTTATGACGGTTGGCATTTCATCAATTTGCGGTTGTGATTTTTCGATTTCTGGGAACACTACTGTTTGAAGGAGGAGATAAAATGGCTAGCAAGAATAGAATTTTAGTGCCTGATGCACGACCAGCGTTGGATAGACTAAAGGCAGATGTCATGCATGCACAAGGGTACAATGTAGATAAATCTGCACCTGATGACGTTAAATTCGAAATCGCAGAGGAACTTGGCATTCCATTTTCTAAAGAATATAACGGAAAACTGACGTCGGAACAAGCGGGGAAAATCGGTGGACCAATTGGCGGCAATATGGTAAAAGAAATGGTGAGAATGGCACAAGAGCAAATGGCGAAGAAATGAAATGATGGTCGGTCACTCTGTCGCGCTCGTTGGATTATTTAGGAATGGGAGCACCTAGAAAAGCACCGGCCAACTTGCAGCCGGTGCACCTATTAGAACTTGGATCCAGTATCTCCATACTCTTTGAGTAGTTCTCCAAAGCTTTTGTTCTTCTCACGTTCTTTCCGCTCAAGGCGAAGTTGCTCTTGACGCTCCTCTTCTTTCGTTTCTTCCGCGGCTGATAATGCTTTTTTCGCCGCTTTCAATTTTTCAAGAATATCATCATCAAGTGCATCGGAAAATACCGATGTCCCATTGTCTCTCTTTTTCGGCTGTGGTGCAGTTTGTTTACGTTTTTTCGCCATTTTTTTCACCTGCTTTCGTTC of the Sporosarcina sp. FSL K6-1508 genome contains:
- a CDS encoding cation:dicarboxylate symporter family transporter: MKKFKFTLAYQILLGLILGITIGAIFFGNPAVETYLQPIGDMFIRMIKMIVVPIIISTLIVGVAGTGDLKQLGKLGGKTLLYFEIVTTVAIIVGLLAANLFKPGVGLDMSTMEKGDISQYVQTTEEVSNNGFMDIIVNIVPSNIIQAMAEGDMLAIIFFSVLFGLGVAAIGKRGEPILAFFQGTADAMFWVTNLIMKFAPFGVFALIGVTVSKFGLESLIPLGKLLVLVYAVMAFFIVVVLGAIAKMCGTSVFHLIKVLKDELLLAYSTSSSETVLPKVMEKMEKFGCPKDIVSFVIPTGYSFNLDGSTLYQALAAIFIAQMYGIELSIMQQITLMVVLMVTSKGIAGVPGVSFVVLLATLGTVGIPLEGLAFIAGIDRILDMARTVVNVIGNSLAVVVMSKWEGRFDGAKEKEYLAEIGKPSVSV
- a CDS encoding response regulator, which encodes MQYFIVDDDTASRKMLSKIITEGELGVVIGEAESGVKSLPLIHSTNPDFVLIDLLMPELDGIETMEQLRTQGFQGQFIMISQIVNKEMVGEAYGKGVEFFIHKPINRVEVQSILKKMVEQSRLKNSLLAIRESLAHIGSTTVLPKKQTIKECVFSLLNELGIISEPGSKDMVLMMEFLMNRKETGSQLPSLKDLYEAVASSYKTDDKDIKKECKSIEQRIRRTILTAVTNFASLGTMDYMNPKFEYFAPRYFEFEEIRRRMKEIDENTNEPTKVKINIKKFLQVLYLDTAEKYNQP
- a CDS encoding ATP-binding protein, which encodes MFFISKLKKPIGTTGVSYVVIALLTAIASEIKVIPFNGENFRFGLGSIAFFLLILIRPSIPLIRTGFITGLTVVCFRLISDLTNEHISFFASLQNHFPAFLYYLLFAIGFSIIKIESYKASPLFLGAWAFLFEFIGNGAEHLMRYLLSTHVDLGMQEWALVGGMALFRSFFVVGLYSMITVSEQKKQVQEMLGVGADLYAESLYLQKSLDHIEQITAASHELYRKLKKENLQELSVQALLITQEIHEVKKDTQRILSGISSISTEKRNNVRLLSEVLSLVVTANEKYSVLLRKKITFHLSLSVDFETTQQIPLLALLNNLTANAVESIEQKGEIELTIFEEMAHTCFILKDTGEGIQEEDLPIIFEAGYTTKFNNHGVAATGIGLSHVQHIIQTLEGRIQVESSGEETFFRIQIPTKKLRK
- a CDS encoding alpha/beta-type small acid-soluble spore protein, which produces MASKNRILVPDARPALDRLKADVMHAQGYNVDKSAPDDVKFEIAEELGIPFSKEYNGKLTSEQAGKIGGPIGGNMVKEMVRMAQEQMAKK
- a CDS encoding DUF3886 domain-containing protein, which produces MAKKRKQTAPQPKKRDNGTSVFSDALDDDILEKLKAAKKALSAAEETKEEERQEQLRLERKEREKNKSFGELLKEYGDTGSKF